In a genomic window of Rhododendron vialii isolate Sample 1 chromosome 12a, ASM3025357v1:
- the LOC131310628 gene encoding uncharacterized protein LOC131310628 — MSMNPTHIPSSEASNSAPLLKRNSVDVGWDYGVIVDPSNKDRLQCLLCGNQYTGGVSRMKRHIAQIRGDVASCIKASKEDILKCKKAIDDNAAKKKNKKKAALEIREEVNIVGDESEGDEIENVAVGSKKRPYVLGPMDRYTDINPDSSDTSGFKKMRQPNINDSFWKEKSHKVSQYLARWVYEAGIPFHAIDNDSFKRFVEAVGLFGPGYQPPSQYQLREPLLKEEVERTKTLLKKQEEEWASTGCSIMTDAWTDRKRRSIMNLCVNCKQGTCFLSSKEDSEASHTGVYIFDYVDKFIEDIGAQNVVQVVTDNASNNMAAADLLKIKRPNIFWTSCGTHTINLMLEGIGKQSKFKATIDKAKAFTIFVYAHHNTLAMMRKYTKKRDIVRPGVTRFATSFLTLQSLMEKKQELRAMFSSNAWGESKWAKSPKGKTAYATVMSQAFWNGVTLCLKVFGPLVIVLRLVDGDRKPSMGFVYGELTKAKEDIKAAYKQVETNYRPILDVIDGKAKGRLDSALHLTAYFLNPFYFFNNSTIQDDPIIMDGVLTCVEAFFPDDVNVQDEVINRELLKYKNKEGGFGRPLAAMGCATNNDSYDPGK; from the coding sequence ATGTCAATGAATCCCACTCATATTCCATCTTCGGAGGCCTCTAATTCTGCGCCGCTATTGAAAAGAAATTCAGTTGAtgttggatgggattatggagtTATTGTGGATCCTAGCAATAAGGACCGCCTACAATGCCTTTTGTGTGGGAATCAGTATACTGGTGGGGTTAGTAGGATGAAAAGACACATAGCTCAAATTAGGGGAGATGTTGCCTCATGCATTAAGGCAAGCAAGGAAGATATATTAAAGTGTAAGAAGGCAATTGATGATAATGCAgctaagaaaaaaaacaagaagaaagcaGCCTTGGAAATTAGGGAGGAAGTGAATATAGTAGGTGATGAATCCGAAggtgatgagattgaaaatgTGGCGGTGGGATCAAAGAAGAGGCCCTATGTTCTTGGTCCCATGGATAGATATACAGATATCAATCCCGATTCTTCTGACACGAGTGGATTTAAGAAGATGAGACAACCAAACATAAATGATAGCTTTTGGAAGGAGAAGAGTCATAAAGTGAGTCAATACTTGGCTCGATGGGTGTACGAAGCCGGCATTCCATTTCATGCCATAGACAATGATAGCTTCAAACGTTTTGTTGAAGCAGTTGGTCTATTTGGCCCGGGATACCAACCTCCAAGCCAATACCAACTAAGGGAACCATTGTtgaaggaggaggtggagagaACCAAAACATTACTCaaaaagcaagaagaagagTGGGCTTCGACAGGTTGCTCTATCATGACAGATGCTTGGACAGaccgaaaaaggagaagcattATGAACTTGTGCGTTAATTGTAAGCAAGGgacttgttttctttcttcaaagGAAGATTCAGAGGCGTCACACACGGGGGTGTATATCTTTGACTATGTTGACAAGTTCATTGAAGATATTGGGGCACAAAATGTAGTTCAAGTAGTGACGGACAACGCATCCAACAATATGGCCGCGGCAGATTTGCTAAAGATCAAGAGGCCTAACATATTTTGGACCTCATGTGGCACCCACACAATTAACCTCATGCTTGAAGGAATTGGTAAGCAATCCAAGTTTAAAGCAACTATTGACAAGGCCAAAGCGTTCACTATATTTGTTTATGCTCATCATAATACATTGGCGATGATGAGAAAATATACGAAGAAGAGAGACATAGTGAGGCCGGGTGTTACTCGATTTGCTACATCATTCTTGACTTTACAAAGTTTGatggaaaagaaacaagaattgCGAGCGATGTTTAGTAGCAATGCATGGGGTGAGAGTAAATGGGCTAAGAGCCCAAAGGGAAAAACGGCATATGCTACCGTGATGAGTCAGGCATTTTGGAATGGCGTAACCTTATGCTTGAAAGTGTTTGGTCCGTTGGTGATAGTTCTTCGACTTGTTGATGGGGATCGTAAGCCCTCAATGGGCTTTGTATATGGAGAGCtcacaaaagcaaaagaagataTCAAAGCGGCATACAAGCAAGTTGAGACTAACTACCGGCCAATACTAGATGTCATTGATGGGAAAGCTAAGGGTCGGCTAGATAGTGCATTGCATTTGACAGCTTACTTTTTGAATCCTTTTTACTTCTTCAACAATTCTACCATTCAAGATGATCCTATCATTATGGATGGGGTTCTTACTTGTGTTGAAGCTTTCTTTCCCGATGATGTCAATGTTCAAGATGAAGTCATCAATCGAGAGTTGTTGAagtacaagaacaaagaaggtgGATTTGGAAGACCATTAGCCGCAATGGGATGTGCGACGAACAATGACTCTTATGATCCGGGTAAATAA
- the LOC131310629 gene encoding ATP-dependent Clp protease adapter protein CLPS1, chloroplastic-like: MDTAICGRVALSPNPVFHPKPGDKYALHKQCTNRSFFWSVPAAAAGKGGGVLDIPTREKTKPGREAEFGVRKSRKISPPYRVMLHNDDYNKREYVVQVLMKVIPGMTVDNAVNIMQEAHINGLSVVIICAQADAEEHCTQLRGNGLRSSIEPASGGC, encoded by the exons ATGGACACTGCCATTTGCGGCCGAGTCGCTCTCTCCCCCAATCCAGTCTTCCACCCTAaaccag GTGATAAATATGCTCTCCATAAGCAATGCACAAACCGGAGCTTTTTTTGGTCAGTACCAGCCGCTGCAGCGGGGAAAGGTGGTGGTGTTTTGGACATACCAAccagagagaaaacaaaacctgGTCGCGAAGCTGAATTTGGTGTGAG GAAATCAAGGAAAATTTCCCCTCCCTATCGAGTCATGCTCCATAATGATGACTACAATAAGAGGGAGTATGTTGTTCAAGTCCTGATGAAGGTCATACCCGGGATGACTGTTGACAATGCCGTCAATATCATGCAAGAGGCACATATTAATGGCCTCTCGGTCGTGATTATATGTGCTCAAGCGGATGCGGAAGAGCACTGCACACAGCTGAGAGGTAATGGCCTTAGGAGCTCGATAGAGCCTGCAAGTGGAGGTTGTTAG